Proteins encoded in a region of the Candidatus Glassbacteria bacterium genome:
- a CDS encoding efflux RND transporter periplasmic adaptor subunit produces MKNILLLTVLLSLTGARHPELLFAQQALPRVQVIAPSTREAFREIELPGTLEPLADVTLYAKTSGYLQVLKVDIGDRVKKSDLICRIAAPELVAELNKTQARVRIESHQLELARLTGERLAGLLKDEPGAVTSQQVDEAQAGIGIAEARLAEARAELESLRALVGYLEIRSPFNGIFTERKVDPGDFIKSAASGDAMPVGRIMNDDSIRIFIYPPEEFVPLLTVGAPASVNLDVLPGHFFQGSVSRFAGALNPASRTMKTEIMLPNADHKLRPGMYAHVKLRLKTGVTPLVIPSSAVGQAGQIATVYVVEDRILRLREVKTGYDDGKIVEVISGLGPADQVVVSGRENLKEGQQVRVVPSSLESLSAY; encoded by the coding sequence ATGAAAAATATTCTGTTGCTGACCGTATTGCTCTCTCTTACGGGAGCCCGGCATCCTGAGCTTCTTTTCGCTCAGCAGGCTCTGCCGAGGGTACAAGTAATTGCACCCTCGACCAGGGAGGCGTTCAGGGAGATCGAGCTCCCCGGAACTCTCGAACCCCTGGCCGATGTGACCCTCTACGCCAAAACCTCCGGCTATCTCCAAGTGTTGAAAGTCGATATCGGCGACCGGGTCAAAAAGAGCGATCTGATTTGCAGGATAGCCGCTCCAGAGCTGGTTGCCGAATTGAATAAAACGCAAGCGCGGGTCCGGATCGAAAGCCACCAGCTCGAATTGGCCAGGTTGACGGGTGAGAGGCTGGCCGGACTGCTGAAGGATGAGCCGGGGGCGGTCACCAGCCAGCAGGTGGACGAGGCGCAGGCCGGGATCGGAATAGCCGAAGCCCGGCTGGCCGAGGCCAGGGCCGAGCTCGAGAGCCTTCGGGCACTTGTCGGCTACCTGGAAATTCGCTCTCCGTTTAACGGGATTTTCACCGAACGCAAGGTGGATCCCGGCGATTTTATCAAGTCCGCCGCCTCCGGAGATGCCATGCCGGTCGGGCGAATAATGAACGACGATTCGATCAGAATTTTTATCTACCCCCCGGAAGAGTTTGTGCCGCTTTTAACAGTGGGTGCTCCGGCTTCGGTCAATCTCGACGTCTTACCAGGCCACTTTTTCCAAGGATCGGTTTCCAGGTTCGCCGGAGCGCTGAATCCCGCTTCGCGGACGATGAAAACGGAGATCATGCTGCCGAATGCGGATCATAAGTTAAGACCGGGTATGTACGCCCACGTTAAGCTCAGACTGAAAACCGGGGTAACGCCCCTTGTCATACCCTCGTCCGCGGTTGGCCAGGCCGGACAAATAGCGACCGTATACGTGGTCGAGGACCGGATATTACGTTTGCGGGAAGTGAAAACCGGCTATGATGATGGGAAGATCGTCGAGGTTATTTCCGGTCTGGGTCCGGCTGACCAGGTCGTGGTTTCCGGGAGGGAGAACCTGAAAGAGGGCCAGCAGGTCAGGGTGGTTCCGAGCTCTCTCGAATCTCTGTCAGCCTATTAA
- a CDS encoding TolC family protein has translation MSKMKNMIAAGLIAGLSSFASLLGDAPASPAGGETPGAAQIAFPLPDTVFNFLAGSAREIDQAEVVGLVLERGLVLKSARLRISEAEGVKFQAAASFIPTLSPGLYLQHTDGRVQGSFGVLRDVEFNTVSPGIFVLYGLNPAEAAYRMIAAGHSLESVRSGSRESANGSISEAASQFVDLQYAAVAVAVARELESNAGELVRISRARLLRGLGNEEDVHRSEANLARAGREVLNRQIAFENTMLLLAETLNLDPGITLVPRPASLEPLELLGKKRSQGELIEAARTTRPGLRSAQLVEAAAKAELTGERWRFLAPRFDLVYRLGTIGGQFDDQRREERLTLLASLDLSPILWGRARELKAHHELSAVNTQMVLSRLQRNVQQAYRGYLNAGNQMSLGESEIESAEAALRISNSRFTAGLGLSIEVMAAQKELAEARLGYFSAVALFNKAQIRLLYETGEIEPSVFSSP, from the coding sequence ATGTCGAAAATGAAAAATATGATTGCCGCCGGCCTGATCGCCGGCCTGTCGTCTTTTGCATCGCTGCTTGGGGATGCGCCTGCCTCCCCGGCCGGCGGAGAAACACCCGGCGCGGCGCAGATCGCCTTCCCCCTGCCCGATACGGTCTTTAATTTCCTGGCCGGGAGCGCCCGGGAGATAGACCAGGCGGAGGTGGTTGGGCTGGTGCTCGAAAGAGGCCTGGTCCTCAAAAGCGCCAGGCTGAGAATCAGCGAGGCCGAGGGTGTAAAATTTCAGGCAGCCGCTTCATTTATCCCGACCCTTTCGCCGGGACTTTATCTGCAACATACCGATGGCCGCGTTCAAGGTTCGTTCGGTGTACTGCGCGATGTCGAATTCAATACGGTCAGCCCCGGCATTTTCGTGCTCTACGGACTGAATCCGGCAGAAGCCGCCTACCGGATGATCGCCGCCGGGCACAGCCTGGAGTCGGTTCGCTCCGGCAGCCGTGAATCGGCAAACGGTTCGATCAGCGAAGCCGCCAGCCAGTTCGTAGACCTGCAATATGCGGCCGTAGCGGTGGCGGTGGCCCGGGAGTTGGAATCGAACGCCGGGGAGCTGGTCCGGATCAGCCGGGCGCGCCTGCTGCGGGGGCTGGGAAATGAAGAGGACGTTCACCGCTCGGAGGCGAATCTCGCGCGGGCCGGCCGGGAGGTGTTGAACCGCCAAATCGCGTTCGAGAATACGATGCTGCTGCTGGCCGAAACCCTGAATCTGGACCCCGGAATTACTCTTGTCCCACGGCCTGCTTCCCTGGAGCCGCTGGAACTGCTCGGAAAGAAAAGGTCGCAAGGGGAATTGATCGAGGCGGCAAGAACCACCCGGCCAGGATTGCGAAGCGCACAGCTGGTTGAGGCGGCGGCTAAAGCGGAACTCACCGGTGAAAGATGGCGGTTTCTCGCTCCCCGTTTCGATCTGGTATACCGGTTGGGGACAATCGGCGGACAATTCGACGATCAGCGCAGGGAGGAAAGACTCACCTTGCTTGCCTCCCTGGACCTCAGCCCGATCCTCTGGGGCAGGGCCAGGGAGCTGAAGGCCCATCACGAGTTGAGCGCGGTTAATACACAGATGGTTCTCTCCCGCCTGCAGCGAAACGTTCAGCAGGCTTACCGAGGATACCTCAATGCCGGAAACCAAATGTCCCTCGGTGAGAGCGAGATCGAGTCCGCGGAGGCGGCCCTGCGGATCAGCAACTCGCGGTTCACCGCCGGCCTCGGCCTGTCTATCGAAGTGATGGCGGCTCAGAAGGAACTGGCCGAGGCGCGATTGGGGTATTTCTCCGCGGTTGCACTATTCAATAAAGCGCAAATCAGGCTGCTCTACGAGACCGGTGAAATCGAGCCCTCGGTTTTTTCCTCACCCTGA